From the Streptococcus halotolerans genome, the window CGGTATTTTGGCAAAAGAGACCCATGAACATTGACAGCAAAGTCAACTGAGTCCAATAGTTCTTCCGGTAAAAACTGCCCAAAAGCAGCGGTCACAATCCCGTCAGCACCAAGAGCCATCATATCCGACATTTCTTGACTGCCTGAGAGTTTTTCCGGTTGAAAAACTCGAAGATGATTTGCTAAGGCGACTTTCTTAACAGGAGTCATTTGGATTTCCTTTTTACGACCAACAGCACGGTCAGGCTGGGTCACAACGGCTAAAATATCATAAGAATCACTATCAATGATTCCCTGCAATACAGTTGCAGCCAAATCCGGCGTCCCCATAAAAATTAGTTTTGGTTTTGTCATTTCATCCTCCCTATATTAAGGTAATTACATCATATTTTGTGGTTCATTATCAATTGTAACACGAAGCTGCTTGTTTTCCGGTTTTTGGGTCCATTCTAACAGAGCATTTAGCGCTGTTTCCAGATGTTCCTCAAAGCGATATTTGATAATGATTTGATAGTGAAATTTATTATGCGTACGGGCGATAGGTTTTGGAGTTGGTCCTAAGAATCTGACGTGATCAGATAAGTGGCCTTTCAACCCCTTTAAAACATCATAAGCTTTACGAACCACCTCTTGTTCTTCCTGATGCGATAGCGTAATCCCTACCGTGTAATAATAAGGTGGATAACCCATTTTCTGGCGAATCTGCATCTCATACTCGTAAAAACCTTCAAAATCTTGTTTTTGAGCAAAACGAATCGCATAATGTTCAGGATTATAAGTCTGCACCAAGACCTCCCCCGCCTTATCAGCTCTGCCAGCCCTACCAGCTACTTGCGTTAGGAGTTGAAATGTTCGCTCACTAGCCCTAAAATCCGGTAAATTAAGTGAGGTATCTGCATTTAAAACACCGACAAGGGTCACATTGGGAAAATCCAGTCCTTTAGCAATCATCTGGGTTCCTAATAATATATCCGCCTCATGCTTACCAAAAGCCTTTAACAGACTCTCATGGGCGCCCTTACGGCGGGTAGTATCGACATCCATCCGTAATATTCGAGCTTCTGGTAAAAGCTCTTGCAATTCATCATAGGCTTTTTGCGTTCCCGTACCATAATAACGAATACTCTTGCTCTGACAGGACGGGCATTCTCGTGGGATGGCTTTTTGAAAATCACAATAGTGACAATTCATTGTCCGCGTGTCCATATGAAGTGTCAAGGAAATATCACAATTAGGACAATTATCCACATAACCACATTCACGACACATGACAAAACTTGAGTAACCGCGACGATTAAGCATGAGAACGACCTGTTCTTTTTTCGCTAATTTTTCTTGAATTTTTTCCAGCAATATAGGCGTAAAGTTACTGGTCTCTTGTTGGCCAATATAATCTCTAAAATCTACAATGTCTACGTCAGGAACAGTAGCTTTAGAATTGGCCCGTTCTGTGAGCTGCAAAAAATGATAAACGCCTTTACTTGCTCGTGCGCGTGTTTCAATAGAAGGCGTTGCTGAACCAAGTACCACGGCGGCTCTGTGAGTTTTGGCCCTAAGCAGCGCCACATCTCTAGCGTGATAGCGAGGATTAGACTCTTGCTTATAGGTAGCTTCATGTTCCTCATCAATAATGATGGCACCAATCTGTTCAAGCGGAACAAAAATAGCTGACCTTGCCCCAACAACAACCTTAGCTTGACCCGACTTGATTTTTCGCCATTCATCAAATTTTTCTCCGTCAGAAAGTCCTGAGTGCATAATAGCTACTTGCTTCCCAAACCGAGAAATAAAACGATTAGTCATCTGAGGAGTCAAGGAAATCTCTGGGACAAGAACGATAGCTGTCTTTTCAGACTTGAGAACTCGGTCAATAACATGCAAGTAAACTTCCGTTTTTCCAGAACCAGTAATCCCTTCTAGGAGAAATGGTTTGGCATCTTTTTGTCCAACAGCTTTCGAAATGGCTTCAACAGCGCTAGCTTGTTCCGCATTTAAAGAGAGAAAATCACTACTTTCCACGGATTCAAAATAAGCAGCTGAGCGTTCTACTTCTTCTTGACGCTCGATAAGAGCACCTGCTTGGATGAAAAAGCGCACAACCTCTCTGGAGTACTCTTTATTAAGTTCGCTGGCTTTTATAGAAAATGGAACCTTTTGCGATAACAACCACTCCTTAACTTCCTGACGCTTTTTAGCACGATTGGATATTTCCAAGCCAGACAAAACTGACTGATCCAAATCTAAATACTTCTCAGTTTTGATGTTTTTCTTATCATTAGCCACATAATCAACCAAAATGTGTTTATTGACAATGAGCCGATTAACGGCTTTTCGTTTGTCCAATGGTATATCCGAATAAGACAGGCTAGAAGAATCCCCAAAAATCTCATTTCGGTCATCTGCTAACAAGTCTTCACCAGGTTTTAAGCGTTTATCATATTGCGAATTAAGCAGACTAGGTATCATGCTTTTCAGCAAGGTAATCTTGTAAGAAAAGACAGTCTTTCTCAGATGATCAGCTAGCTGAAGCTGTTCCTTATTTAAAACGGGTTCTAAATCAAGCAAATCCGCAATAGGTTTTAATTCTTGATTTTCCGTATTTTCTTCGATGGAAACAACAAAACCTTGCAACAGTCGATTGCCCTTTCCAAAGGGCACGTGAACTCTTGAACCAACGCTTATCAAATCTTCAAAAGTTTGAGGTATGGAGTAGGTAAAAGGTTTGTCGGTTTGCATCAAGGGCACATCAACAATAATTTGAGCTTGCATATGTCTCCTTCTGAGCTAATCACTGCGAACAGTCACAACTTTCCGTATGACTCTAAAAATTG encodes:
- a CDS encoding primosomal protein N', whose protein sequence is MQAQIIVDVPLMQTDKPFTYSIPQTFEDLISVGSRVHVPFGKGNRLLQGFVVSIEENTENQELKPIADLLDLEPVLNKEQLQLADHLRKTVFSYKITLLKSMIPSLLNSQYDKRLKPGEDLLADDRNEIFGDSSSLSYSDIPLDKRKAVNRLIVNKHILVDYVANDKKNIKTEKYLDLDQSVLSGLEISNRAKKRQEVKEWLLSQKVPFSIKASELNKEYSREVVRFFIQAGALIERQEEVERSAAYFESVESSDFLSLNAEQASAVEAISKAVGQKDAKPFLLEGITGSGKTEVYLHVIDRVLKSEKTAIVLVPEISLTPQMTNRFISRFGKQVAIMHSGLSDGEKFDEWRKIKSGQAKVVVGARSAIFVPLEQIGAIIIDEEHEATYKQESNPRYHARDVALLRAKTHRAAVVLGSATPSIETRARASKGVYHFLQLTERANSKATVPDVDIVDFRDYIGQQETSNFTPILLEKIQEKLAKKEQVVLMLNRRGYSSFVMCRECGYVDNCPNCDISLTLHMDTRTMNCHYCDFQKAIPRECPSCQSKSIRYYGTGTQKAYDELQELLPEARILRMDVDTTRRKGAHESLLKAFGKHEADILLGTQMIAKGLDFPNVTLVGVLNADTSLNLPDFRASERTFQLLTQVAGRAGRADKAGEVLVQTYNPEHYAIRFAQKQDFEGFYEYEMQIRQKMGYPPYYYTVGITLSHQEEQEVVRKAYDVLKGLKGHLSDHVRFLGPTPKPIARTHNKFHYQIIIKYRFEEHLETALNALLEWTQKPENKQLRVTIDNEPQNMM